One window of the Leptospira ryugenii genome contains the following:
- a CDS encoding LA_2168 family protein: protein MIHSIFLFFIAVVSLFPESKHQVSFKPFYIQDSLRLEEKENRQTPVHWSIDEGLDIQNGNRFLQKQSTGKIQLGYQYKNSSDWLRMDLSASFVSVSQTTAPILFLGKNAYSGIQILGFTIGIGRREFLFRQSPFIGYVDGGEGAFLESDQNSRFKIQLFLFDLYRSFPLFEKFIFAYPSDLLTGELNVAQRRRHSIGIVYESPLKLSLGLSYIELGTLGKHTKEIRSYQTKYGADGDSFLHGNLGICWQRKGLYLQAEVLLSKGYDRANPQTTGNIGSFPIEGEAVQLGIGNQEGWIQVRQSIHLSDQDQRDESQKIQKLSYIGTGSHLGESPILSQTFRIFPSLQLTEDGLLRSQSISGGRFPASYSESEITFFIFDWKLRLLQSFLLPYRNLPGSDGKISLKKENYESFLFSESSLFFSFLREGGELGFLFSHLQTPKHIGLEADLLALYGMVQF from the coding sequence ATGATCCATTCAATCTTTCTTTTTTTTATCGCCGTAGTCTCTCTGTTTCCAGAAAGCAAACACCAAGTTAGCTTTAAACCATTCTATATCCAAGATTCTCTACGCTTAGAGGAAAAAGAAAACAGGCAAACTCCCGTTCATTGGAGTATAGACGAGGGACTTGATATTCAGAATGGAAATCGATTTTTACAGAAACAATCCACGGGAAAAATCCAACTAGGATACCAATATAAAAATAGCTCAGATTGGCTTCGTATGGATTTGAGTGCCTCCTTCGTTTCCGTCTCTCAAACGACTGCACCCATCCTTTTTTTAGGAAAAAATGCTTACTCAGGGATTCAAATCCTGGGATTTACAATCGGAATTGGGAGAAGGGAATTTTTGTTCCGACAATCACCATTCATCGGTTATGTGGATGGAGGGGAGGGAGCCTTTCTCGAATCCGATCAGAATTCTCGTTTTAAAATCCAATTGTTTCTATTTGATCTCTATCGGTCATTCCCACTCTTTGAAAAATTCATCTTTGCGTATCCTTCAGATCTATTGACTGGCGAGCTCAATGTTGCACAGAGGCGGAGGCATAGCATAGGCATCGTTTACGAATCTCCCCTAAAGTTAAGTTTAGGTCTCTCCTACATAGAATTGGGGACACTTGGAAAACATACGAAGGAGATAAGAAGTTACCAGACAAAATATGGTGCCGACGGGGATAGCTTTCTCCATGGAAACCTTGGGATCTGTTGGCAAAGAAAAGGATTGTATCTACAAGCTGAGGTTTTGCTAAGCAAAGGTTATGATAGAGCAAACCCACAAACCACAGGAAACATCGGATCCTTTCCGATCGAGGGGGAAGCTGTTCAGCTTGGAATAGGCAACCAAGAAGGATGGATTCAGGTTCGGCAGTCCATCCACTTGAGTGACCAAGACCAAAGGGACGAAAGCCAAAAGATTCAAAAACTCTCCTACATTGGGACAGGTTCTCACCTGGGTGAATCTCCCATCCTATCCCAAACCTTTCGTATCTTTCCCTCCTTGCAATTGACGGAGGATGGCTTACTTAGGTCTCAATCTATCTCTGGCGGTCGATTTCCCGCTTCTTATAGCGAATCTGAAATTACGTTCTTTATCTTTGATTGGAAACTCCGTCTCCTACAAAGTTTTCTTTTGCCGTACCGAAATCTTCCTGGCAGTGATGGTAAGATAAGCCTAAAAAAAGAAAACTATGAATCTTTCTTGTTTAGCGAGTCTTCTCTCTTTTTTTCCTTTCTGCGAGAAGGAGGAGAGTTGGGTTTTCTATTTTCTCACTTGCAAACACCAAAGCACATTGGATTAGAAGCCGACTTGCTCGCATTATATGGAATGGTGCAATTTTGA
- a CDS encoding phospholipase D-like domain-containing protein, producing the protein MNPVVFFTFILFLLTNCKNADTGINPDILTLINPGTDSLFFTNPGRDVPDDTKNKVKRLLLNDIDDSKHTITGFVYGLNDLDIILALKKAKQKGISIEIQGDQNEDYSLLTSYSIPIKKWSKSSIHHTKIWLFDEKIAFLGSGNFTASGLLQDNNVFWKKNLHPQEFQKLVSVLRQTDPSGTVSLGKEDYYFAPESGLQIQNTILEQIRLAKNHIRMLIFTHFDPVISHELAEACRRGVRVEAIYNQNPLNDEAIHLSKSLLPHCKVYADGNRDVTQTESGYRGGLMHHKAILIDEESLLLGSYNFTVSARDENREFFVRKQNKKEIQEFMDEWKRLLGLAEPLPEKSIAENPKLFVTTFLGQTKIHIVFSCLGGDFAFDRNSSALGKELFNSLGSSWFSNLWQNTNCHSNRGAYFPISLPNQFGVLTSPSARFQAISFRFLWDRIQIFPKDQSAERILVWDAKSLPREFAVNSDQEIDLNLSNYLKGDAFYRWEGREGAFHFCTKRKGFQSPNWIRFLLWKLYPKLEVECIEY; encoded by the coding sequence TTGAATCCAGTAGTCTTCTTTACTTTTATTTTGTTCTTACTTACTAATTGTAAGAATGCAGACACTGGAATCAATCCAGATATACTTACATTGATAAACCCAGGAACAGATTCCTTATTTTTTACAAATCCAGGACGAGATGTACCAGATGATACAAAGAACAAGGTAAAAAGATTACTTCTCAATGATATTGATGATAGCAAGCATACGATTACAGGTTTTGTTTATGGTTTAAACGATCTAGATATCATTCTTGCTTTGAAAAAAGCCAAACAAAAAGGAATTTCGATCGAAATCCAAGGTGACCAAAATGAAGACTACTCTCTTCTTACTTCCTATTCAATACCGATCAAAAAATGGTCAAAATCTTCCATTCACCATACAAAGATCTGGTTATTCGATGAGAAAATAGCGTTCCTTGGTTCAGGGAATTTCACGGCATCTGGTTTATTGCAGGATAACAATGTATTTTGGAAGAAAAACCTTCATCCGCAAGAATTTCAAAAATTAGTTTCCGTACTTCGCCAAACAGATCCGTCTGGAACTGTCTCATTGGGCAAAGAGGATTATTACTTTGCACCTGAATCTGGATTGCAAATCCAAAATACCATTCTAGAGCAAATTAGATTGGCAAAGAACCACATCCGAATGTTGATCTTTACTCATTTTGATCCGGTAATCAGCCATGAATTGGCGGAAGCTTGCAGGCGAGGGGTGAGAGTTGAAGCAATCTATAATCAAAATCCTCTCAACGACGAAGCCATCCATCTTTCAAAGTCACTTTTGCCACACTGTAAGGTATATGCGGATGGGAATCGTGATGTAACACAAACGGAATCGGGTTATAGGGGTGGTCTCATGCACCACAAAGCAATTCTCATTGATGAAGAATCTCTCTTACTAGGTTCCTATAATTTCACTGTCTCAGCAAGGGATGAGAACAGAGAATTTTTCGTAAGAAAACAAAATAAAAAAGAAATACAGGAATTTATGGATGAATGGAAACGACTCCTTGGCCTTGCAGAGCCTTTGCCAGAAAAATCTATCGCCGAAAATCCGAAACTATTTGTGACTACCTTTCTTGGGCAAACAAAGATACACATTGTATTTTCATGCCTTGGTGGCGATTTTGCTTTCGATCGAAATTCTTCCGCGTTAGGGAAGGAATTGTTCAACAGTTTGGGTTCATCTTGGTTTTCAAATCTCTGGCAGAATACAAACTGCCACTCAAATCGAGGAGCCTATTTTCCTATTTCACTTCCGAACCAGTTTGGAGTTCTCACCTCTCCCTCTGCGAGATTCCAGGCGATCTCTTTTCGTTTTTTATGGGACCGCATTCAAATCTTTCCGAAAGACCAAAGTGCAGAGCGCATTTTGGTTTGGGACGCGAAGAGTTTACCTAGAGAATTTGCCGTAAACTCTGACCAAGAAATTGATCTAAATTTATCCAATTACCTTAAGGGCGATGCATTTTACCGATGGGAGGGGAGGGAAGGAGCATTTCATTTCTGTACGAAACGAAAAGGTTTCCAGAGTCCGAATTGGATACGGTTTCTCCTTTGGAAACTATATCCGAAGTTGGAAGTGGAATGTATTGAATACTAG
- a CDS encoding MFS transporter produces the protein MPKTAIFKHRDFRIFIIARFFMVLAINIQATIVGWQIYDLTGNILDLGIVGLVEAIPSILVSLYAGHLADMKERRAIILVCLFGLFLCSLSLLLLASKLNFLLVEYSATPIFLIILVSGIARGFISPAIFSFVTQLVPRDMYPHSAAWMGTSFQAGAVIGPALGGLLYGWMGIEAAYALDCFCIGLPLFLFFLISPRPLLEKKLREPLVQSLKAGLRFVWSNEIMLGAMALDMFAVLFGGAIALLPVFAKDILHVGSEGLGLLRSAPSLGALLMAYLLTIKPPLQNSGKILLLSVFGFGICMFVFGLSHWFWISYFALFFSGLFDSVSVVVRSTIMQTMTPEEMRGRVSAINKIFIGSSNEIGAFESGVSAKFLGPIGSVLFGACMTIVIVAFSTFWIPKLRNLELKDHL, from the coding sequence ATGCCGAAGACTGCAATTTTTAAACACAGAGATTTTCGTATCTTTATCATTGCCCGATTTTTTATGGTGCTTGCGATCAATATTCAAGCAACTATCGTAGGTTGGCAAATCTATGATCTAACGGGAAATATTTTAGATTTAGGAATTGTGGGACTTGTGGAAGCGATTCCTTCTATTTTGGTTTCTTTGTATGCAGGTCATCTAGCAGACATGAAAGAAAGACGTGCAATCATTTTGGTATGTCTGTTTGGGCTCTTTTTATGTTCGCTTTCTTTATTGCTTCTTGCTTCCAAGCTTAACTTTTTATTGGTAGAATATTCTGCGACACCGATATTTTTAATTATTTTGGTATCTGGGATCGCGAGAGGATTTATCTCACCAGCTATCTTCAGTTTTGTGACTCAACTCGTACCGAGAGATATGTACCCGCATTCAGCCGCATGGATGGGAACATCCTTCCAAGCAGGAGCTGTCATTGGACCAGCATTGGGAGGCCTTCTCTATGGATGGATGGGGATTGAGGCTGCGTATGCATTAGATTGTTTTTGCATCGGATTGCCTCTTTTTCTATTTTTTTTGATATCTCCTAGGCCACTCCTAGAAAAAAAATTGAGAGAGCCTTTGGTGCAAAGTCTTAAAGCAGGTTTACGATTTGTTTGGTCCAATGAGATCATGTTAGGTGCAATGGCACTGGACATGTTCGCTGTCTTATTTGGTGGGGCCATTGCACTGCTGCCTGTATTTGCAAAAGATATTTTACATGTTGGATCTGAGGGTCTGGGGTTATTACGCTCTGCCCCTTCCTTGGGTGCCTTACTCATGGCCTATTTATTGACGATAAAACCTCCTTTGCAAAATTCCGGTAAGATTTTATTACTTTCTGTATTTGGATTTGGAATCTGTATGTTTGTCTTTGGGCTTTCTCATTGGTTTTGGATTTCATACTTTGCCCTCTTCTTTTCAGGTTTGTTTGATAGTGTCTCTGTGGTCGTAAGATCTACCATCATGCAAACGATGACTCCCGAGGAAATGAGAGGGAGGGTTAGTGCCATCAATAAGATATTTATAGGCAGTTCAAATGAAATTGGCGCCTTTGAATCAGGAGTGTCGGCAAAATTCTTAGGACCTATAGGATCTGTTTTATTTGGTGCATGTATGACAATAGTCATTGTGGCATTTAGTACTTTCTGGATACCTAAATTGCGGAATTTAGAATTGAAGGATCATCTCTAA
- a CDS encoding NUDIX hydrolase yields MEARERTNWQEHFATPIYTLGSFDISLPREDRKKTYYVLHSKDWVNVIPITKKGEILLIKQYRHGLGEVSLELPGGIVDESGNNIEAALLSAKRELREETGFTASDENYQLLMKYSGNPAMFTNWSYSFIAYDVEKTESVDFDEGEDIEFMLLPKEKVKDLLLDGTIHHPQMAAALGAFFLKGY; encoded by the coding sequence ATGGAAGCTAGAGAAAGAACAAATTGGCAGGAACACTTTGCTACTCCTATTTACACTCTGGGCAGTTTTGATATTTCACTTCCTAGAGAAGATAGAAAAAAAACGTACTATGTACTGCACTCAAAAGATTGGGTAAATGTCATTCCCATCACTAAGAAAGGAGAGATATTACTCATCAAACAATACCGCCATGGTCTTGGGGAAGTTAGTTTGGAACTCCCTGGAGGGATTGTGGATGAATCTGGCAACAATATAGAAGCAGCTCTTCTCTCCGCAAAACGTGAGCTACGCGAAGAAACTGGCTTTACTGCTAGCGATGAAAACTATCAACTATTGATGAAGTATTCTGGAAATCCTGCAATGTTTACGAACTGGTCCTATTCATTCATTGCTTATGATGTTGAAAAAACTGAATCAGTTGATTTTGATGAAGGGGAAGATATTGAATTTATGCTGTTACCAAAAGAAAAGGTAAAAGATCTCCTCTTAGATGGCACAATTCACCACCCCCAGATGGCTGCCGCTTTAGGTGCCTTTTTCTTAAAAGGTTACTAA
- a CDS encoding glutathione S-transferase family protein produces the protein MILYGSFTSPYVRRIRFLLKEMGQTFTQIDTMTEEGQKELRSKNPIWKVPYFEDGPIKIWDSHSITDYLLDRYSIQGFRTLKKNEAIFESNLIHAIDACLDSGINLFYLTKEGVEMEKTPYLKKQNERIASIIRYVTSELKGSSFYEDQSFGRSELALYTCLDWLRYRSVYPVLNDSQLSSFLQTWGAKENLKETSPP, from the coding sequence ATGATTTTATATGGAAGTTTCACCTCTCCTTATGTCCGTAGGATCCGATTTCTCTTGAAAGAGATGGGCCAGACATTTACTCAGATTGATACTATGACAGAGGAGGGGCAGAAGGAGCTCCGAAGTAAAAATCCCATTTGGAAAGTTCCGTATTTTGAAGATGGACCTATCAAGATTTGGGACAGCCATTCCATCACGGACTACCTTCTAGACCGTTATTCCATCCAAGGCTTTCGTACCCTCAAGAAAAATGAAGCCATCTTTGAAAGTAATTTAATCCATGCAATAGATGCATGCCTCGACTCAGGGATAAATTTATTTTATTTAACAAAAGAAGGTGTTGAGATGGAAAAAACACCCTACCTAAAAAAACAAAATGAACGCATAGCGTCCATCATTCGCTATGTTACCTCAGAGCTCAAAGGCTCGTCCTTTTATGAGGACCAGTCTTTCGGTCGGAGCGAACTTGCATTGTATACCTGCTTGGATTGGTTGCGGTACCGTTCGGTATATCCAGTTCTAAACGATAGCCAACTTTCCTCGTTCCTCCAAACTTGGGGAGCCAAGGAAAATCTAAAGGAAACAAGCCCTCCATAA
- a CDS encoding ATP-dependent helicase: MKLNPNQMEAVRTVEGPLLVFAGAGSGKTRVITNRIAHMVLEKNIAAGKIVALSFTNKSAKEMAERLRKMVPKERLKGIILSTFHSLGLKILKEHITKLGYHETFLLFNANDQEAFVSELLKQKKIDSKKVPPKEILRRISYAKNTQSTYENQAESNELDFVANELFSLYEDGLKEKNAIDFDDLILLPKRLLAEFPEVAESYHKKYNYFMVDEFQDTNQLQYEFLSLFRGSSENLCVVGDDDQSIYAFRGSNVELILNFETQFPNAKVVRLLENYRSTAPIIAAANSLIKHNIGRREKELFSRIPSQELVEYYETADEKEEAIFVTSKIQSFLIRNEFRGNQIAILFRTNFQSRPFEEELRNRNIPYKVVGGYNFFDRKEVRDCISYLRYVANPKDDYSLLRILNYPKRGIGPGTIQKLQEESFHKNCSLFDIFHEIIASVDYLPEIKTKVRQEIYQFVELIESFKKKFALSPKLAPVLKEMITQIGFEREISLEEEDERIIKARMYNLSELVNMLSYFEDEEERTEKPKIFDFLQRLALLMEDEPKEEETDRRVQLLTMHQSKGLEYDLVFLVGLEEGILPNSRVIEGGEAVNEERRLLYVGMTRPRAKLFLTGARTRRKFGEQIESAPSRFLEELSRDAVLRFPLETESREAGTLNFLEELEKLKVS, encoded by the coding sequence TTGAAACTAAATCCAAATCAAATGGAAGCTGTGAGGACTGTGGAAGGGCCCCTCCTTGTCTTTGCCGGTGCGGGCTCAGGTAAGACCCGAGTCATCACCAATAGGATTGCCCATATGGTGCTCGAAAAGAACATCGCCGCGGGCAAAATTGTTGCTCTATCCTTTACCAATAAAAGTGCCAAAGAAATGGCAGAGCGTTTACGTAAAATGGTGCCGAAGGAGCGTTTGAAGGGAATCATCCTCTCCACCTTCCATTCCCTGGGTTTGAAAATATTGAAGGAACACATCACCAAACTTGGGTATCACGAAACTTTTTTACTCTTCAATGCAAATGACCAAGAGGCCTTTGTTTCTGAGCTACTCAAGCAGAAGAAAATCGATAGTAAGAAGGTTCCTCCCAAGGAAATTCTTAGAAGGATTTCTTATGCCAAAAATACCCAGTCAACCTACGAAAACCAAGCCGAATCCAATGAACTGGATTTTGTTGCGAATGAACTTTTCTCGCTGTATGAAGATGGTTTGAAGGAAAAAAATGCCATTGACTTTGATGATTTGATTCTTCTTCCAAAACGTCTGTTAGCTGAATTTCCCGAAGTCGCCGAGAGCTACCATAAAAAGTACAATTACTTTATGGTTGATGAGTTCCAAGATACCAACCAATTGCAATATGAGTTTTTATCCCTTTTTCGGGGCTCCAGTGAAAACCTATGCGTAGTAGGGGACGATGACCAAAGTATCTATGCCTTCCGTGGCTCCAATGTAGAACTCATCTTAAACTTCGAAACTCAATTTCCCAATGCAAAGGTTGTCCGCCTTCTTGAGAACTACCGCTCAACTGCTCCTATCATTGCGGCTGCAAATTCATTGATCAAACACAACATCGGCCGGAGAGAAAAGGAGCTGTTTAGCCGCATCCCTTCACAGGAGCTAGTGGAATATTATGAAACAGCGGATGAAAAAGAAGAAGCAATCTTTGTTACGAGTAAAATCCAGTCCTTTCTCATTCGAAATGAATTCCGTGGGAACCAGATAGCCATTTTATTCCGAACCAACTTCCAATCGCGTCCTTTCGAAGAAGAATTGCGAAACAGAAACATTCCTTATAAGGTAGTAGGTGGCTATAATTTCTTTGACCGAAAGGAAGTCAGAGATTGTATCTCCTACCTTCGCTATGTTGCCAATCCCAAGGATGACTATTCCCTGCTTCGGATCCTCAATTACCCCAAACGGGGCATAGGGCCAGGAACCATCCAAAAGCTACAGGAAGAATCCTTTCATAAGAATTGTTCTCTTTTCGATATCTTCCACGAAATCATCGCCTCCGTGGATTATCTGCCAGAGATCAAGACAAAGGTACGGCAGGAAATCTACCAATTTGTCGAACTCATCGAAAGTTTCAAAAAGAAGTTTGCTCTTTCGCCGAAACTGGCCCCTGTCCTGAAGGAAATGATCACCCAGATTGGTTTTGAGCGGGAAATCTCCCTGGAAGAGGAGGATGAGCGCATCATCAAGGCTCGCATGTACAACCTGAGCGAGCTCGTAAACATGCTTTCCTACTTTGAGGATGAGGAAGAACGCACGGAAAAACCAAAAATTTTCGATTTTTTGCAAAGATTAGCACTTTTAATGGAAGATGAGCCGAAAGAAGAAGAGACGGACAGAAGGGTCCAACTCCTTACCATGCACCAATCCAAGGGATTGGAGTATGATTTGGTATTTTTAGTTGGATTGGAAGAGGGAATTTTACCCAACTCGCGTGTTATAGAAGGTGGAGAGGCAGTCAATGAAGAACGCCGTCTCCTATATGTCGGGATGACCCGTCCAAGGGCTAAATTGTTCTTGACTGGGGCTCGTACAAGACGCAAGTTTGGGGAACAAATCGAGAGCGCCCCGTCTCGGTTTTTAGAAGAGCTTTCTCGGGACGCGGTTCTCAGGTTTCCACTGGAAACAGAGAGCAGAGAAGCTGGAACACTCAATTTCTTAGAGGAATTGGAGAAATTAAAGGTAAGCTAA
- a CDS encoding LIC12587 family lipoprotein codes for MKRLYPLTLLLVLAVAFENCASTESSVNRAGGAKIDLSSHLSQLDSIERDLKNPKTDDEKAKLLLSKGKLLLDLGKYDQAISSLSAIPALKSNHVNQSEWNLYLGKAYIGKNEYAKAIPHLNLSEKLDKTYNPERKKLVVQSLVAEREYYPALATLTKTYTKGNQKKDEFYFETAAKTYLKMGFEYKNTSFYQKSLQVANLGLEEFPENETLRSIQKECLEVLQPEGKL; via the coding sequence ATGAAACGACTTTATCCACTGACCCTACTTTTGGTGTTAGCGGTGGCATTTGAAAACTGTGCTTCGACCGAATCTTCTGTAAACCGTGCAGGAGGAGCCAAGATAGACCTTAGCTCACACCTCTCTCAACTGGATTCGATCGAAAGAGATTTGAAAAACCCAAAAACTGATGATGAAAAGGCAAAATTACTCTTAAGCAAGGGAAAACTTTTACTCGACTTGGGCAAATACGACCAGGCTATCTCTAGTCTTTCGGCCATCCCTGCACTCAAAAGCAACCATGTTAACCAGTCCGAATGGAACCTGTACCTAGGTAAGGCATACATTGGCAAAAACGAATACGCAAAAGCCATTCCTCATTTGAATCTGTCTGAAAAGTTAGATAAAACCTATAACCCTGAGCGTAAAAAATTAGTGGTGCAGTCCTTGGTAGCAGAAAGAGAGTATTACCCTGCCCTTGCGACCCTCACTAAGACCTATACGAAAGGGAACCAAAAAAAGGATGAGTTTTACTTTGAGACCGCTGCAAAGACCTATCTAAAGATGGGATTCGAATACAAAAACACAAGTTTCTACCAAAAAAGTCTGCAGGTAGCGAACCTTGGTTTGGAAGAATTTCCTGAGAACGAAACACTCCGTTCCATCCAGAAAGAGTGTTTGGAAGTTCTCCAACCGGAAGGTAAACTCTAA
- a CDS encoding LIC_12586 family protein: protein MKFALPLISERDLRDTLSRFLLASKIHRPKLTSALLFLVVVCLQIVSYLLFEHYIRTKRIPLSALRGFVTNTINQELGKAVDLGVLDFSIREGLILEDLAISQEEDFSYNSYLLKVKKVTFHIESYFAKVPQIDRIDFYSPQLILNNDENLETSLIKYFKSSRIKEVIFHDTRVTLIKDNEIIVDWKEGWDIHFKREGEKIFVSYSNGMFWIPNATRIKGQGYLSETKEEDFSFQLEWKNYPSEEAPLLSKYLLGANLQSAVLSGDATWTRLSDGSNLIKGNVEFENTTFTFPLVSSYIVSGFRFQESFLFQKDQELREFTTRDFLLKWEIQKLQGPKEILLVRKVQFDIEDIASLSDYLIDIASGESLPIAGKVRGNIDIKETGEKDRWFQVRGDIKGEDLSYGSTSFLFKEGQFEINVSDQNQTKLNLKGELFNKPVQFNLTSILEWSRSKKTDGTFYYPLSSKTKANLVLKELIASDWIPLYQNWKQDTLEEIKERQEKLIPEEYFYQKKLYKYFLETLAWESGIQVDSYYPFEGSGSLGPLKGSLLAKDGRFSFNVNLPNNESKMSIGSYYATKTPNFSFSLFLKAYPWGTSWMSLCGMELNPEKIEFDYSYNSQGSDYYTLSKDARYSYFVKLISTKVTNKEIISKLNLSEKILKDPFDLEFNLDHYFDSDYARNIVLTSPTLDIKGYAQNKSGQFYYSVYGLLGEVRSSWSITEDENRRCSIK, encoded by the coding sequence TTGAAATTTGCTCTTCCCCTCATTTCCGAACGTGATTTGAGGGATACCCTTTCCCGTTTCCTCTTAGCCTCCAAGATCCACCGGCCAAAATTAACTTCTGCACTACTTTTCCTCGTTGTTGTATGCCTACAGATCGTATCATATCTACTATTTGAACATTATATACGGACAAAGCGGATCCCTCTTTCTGCCTTACGAGGTTTTGTAACAAATACCATCAACCAAGAATTGGGCAAAGCTGTCGATTTAGGTGTTCTTGATTTTTCAATTCGAGAAGGATTGATCTTGGAAGATTTAGCAATCTCTCAGGAGGAAGATTTTTCGTACAATTCGTATCTTCTTAAGGTAAAGAAGGTCACATTTCATATTGAATCCTATTTTGCAAAAGTACCACAGATTGATAGAATCGATTTTTATAGTCCTCAGTTGATTCTGAACAATGATGAAAATTTAGAAACAAGCCTCATCAAATATTTTAAATCAAGTAGAATCAAAGAAGTTATCTTTCACGATACTCGCGTAACTTTAATTAAAGACAATGAGATTATTGTCGATTGGAAAGAAGGATGGGACATCCATTTTAAAAGAGAAGGAGAGAAAATTTTTGTAAGCTACTCCAATGGAATGTTTTGGATTCCCAATGCGACTCGGATCAAAGGACAAGGCTATTTATCTGAGACTAAAGAGGAGGATTTTTCATTTCAATTGGAATGGAAAAACTATCCTTCCGAAGAGGCACCTTTATTAAGTAAATATTTATTGGGGGCAAATTTACAATCGGCCGTACTATCTGGTGATGCTACTTGGACTCGTTTATCGGATGGCTCCAACTTGATCAAAGGAAATGTGGAATTTGAAAATACAACGTTTACCTTTCCTTTGGTTTCTTCCTATATTGTCTCCGGATTTAGATTTCAGGAATCTTTTCTCTTTCAAAAAGACCAGGAGCTCAGAGAGTTTACGACTAGAGATTTCCTACTTAAGTGGGAGATTCAGAAGCTCCAGGGTCCAAAAGAGATCCTCCTAGTTCGAAAAGTGCAATTTGATATTGAGGACATCGCATCTCTTTCTGATTATCTTATTGATATAGCAAGCGGAGAGTCATTGCCCATAGCAGGCAAAGTGAGAGGAAATATAGATATCAAAGAAACAGGTGAAAAAGATCGCTGGTTTCAAGTCAGAGGAGATATCAAAGGCGAAGATTTGAGCTACGGGAGTACTTCTTTTTTGTTCAAAGAAGGCCAATTTGAAATCAATGTATCTGATCAAAACCAAACTAAACTAAATCTCAAAGGTGAATTATTCAATAAACCTGTTCAATTCAATCTAACATCAATTCTCGAATGGTCTCGCTCGAAAAAGACGGATGGAACTTTTTATTACCCTCTTTCCTCAAAAACCAAGGCAAATTTGGTTTTGAAAGAATTGATCGCTAGTGATTGGATTCCGCTCTACCAAAATTGGAAACAAGATACATTGGAAGAAATCAAAGAGCGGCAAGAAAAACTCATTCCTGAAGAGTACTTCTATCAAAAGAAACTCTACAAATATTTTTTGGAAACACTGGCTTGGGAGAGCGGTATACAAGTAGATTCTTATTATCCTTTTGAAGGGAGTGGGAGCCTTGGTCCACTAAAGGGTAGTCTTCTTGCAAAGGATGGTAGGTTCAGTTTTAATGTTAACTTACCGAATAACGAAAGCAAGATGAGTATTGGTTCTTACTATGCTACAAAGACGCCAAATTTTTCCTTTTCCCTATTTTTAAAGGCCTATCCTTGGGGAACATCTTGGATGTCTTTATGTGGCATGGAATTGAATCCTGAAAAAATTGAATTTGATTATTCATACAATAGCCAAGGAAGTGATTATTATACACTTTCAAAGGATGCCAGATATTCTTACTTTGTAAAATTGATCTCTACTAAAGTGACAAATAAAGAGATCATATCAAAATTAAATCTTTCGGAGAAAATTTTAAAAGATCCATTTGATTTGGAGTTTAACTTAGATCATTATTTTGATTCGGATTATGCCCGCAATATTGTCCTTACTAGTCCAACTCTCGATATAAAAGGATATGCACAAAATAAATCGGGTCAATTCTATTACAGTGTGTATGGACTATTGGGCGAGGTTCGTTCGTCCTGGTCCATAACAGAGGATGAAAATCGAAGATGTTCCATCAAATAA